In Providencia rettgeri, the following proteins share a genomic window:
- the sdhE gene encoding FAD assembly factor SdhE gives MDIENKARIHWACRRGMRELDISIMPFFEYEYDDLTTHDKQVFVRLLECADPDLFNWLMNHGRPDDDELFRMIKLIQEKNKNRGPVEI, from the coding sequence ATGGATATTGAGAACAAAGCACGAATTCATTGGGCATGCCGCCGTGGTATGCGTGAATTAGATATTTCAATCATGCCGTTTTTTGAGTATGAATATGATGACCTGACAACGCATGATAAGCAGGTATTTGTCCGTTTATTAGAATGTGCGGACCCTGATTTATTCAATTGGTTAATGAATCACGGTCGCCCAGATGATGACGAACTTTTTCGTATGATTAAACTGATTCAGGAAAAAAATAAAAATCGTGGTCCTGTGGAAATCTAA
- the ygfZ gene encoding tRNA-modifying protein YgfZ: MTNQIDSTQQFPLGSQSLPLVLISLENWELIHIHGADAEKYLQGQVTADIATLKQSHALTAHCDPKGKMWSDLRLFHHLDGYSYLLRTSVADSQLAELKKYAVFSKVTFEKKSDLKLMGVAGQGAREALATLFTALPDDQNQVVTDGASTILHFALPTERFLVITNEETAQKMAQSLGAIQVNDEQWLALDIEAGFAVIDQANSAQHLPQATNLQALPHGISFKKGCYTGQEMVARAKFRGANKRAMYTLKGTGTSIPVIGEGVEWQLGDKWRRTGTVLAAIRLGSGEIYVQVIMNNDMEADSVFRVMGDEQSHLTIVPLPYSLEEN; this comes from the coding sequence ATGACTAACCAAATTGATAGTACACAGCAATTCCCTCTCGGCTCTCAGTCTTTACCACTCGTTTTGATTTCACTGGAAAACTGGGAACTTATTCATATCCACGGCGCTGATGCAGAGAAATACCTGCAAGGCCAAGTAACCGCAGATATCGCCACACTTAAACAATCACATGCATTAACAGCACATTGTGATCCTAAAGGTAAGATGTGGAGCGACCTCCGCCTATTCCATCATTTAGATGGCTATTCCTATTTATTAAGAACCAGTGTTGCCGACTCACAACTCGCCGAACTGAAAAAATATGCGGTTTTCTCAAAGGTTACCTTTGAAAAAAAATCGGACCTTAAATTAATGGGAGTGGCAGGTCAAGGCGCTAGAGAAGCGCTAGCCACATTATTTACTGCATTGCCTGACGATCAAAATCAGGTCGTTACCGACGGCGCTTCCACAATATTGCATTTTGCATTACCCACCGAGCGTTTTTTAGTGATCACCAACGAAGAAACCGCACAAAAAATGGCCCAAAGCTTAGGTGCTATTCAGGTCAACGATGAACAATGGTTAGCCCTTGATATCGAAGCCGGTTTTGCGGTTATCGATCAAGCAAATAGTGCCCAACATTTACCTCAAGCCACTAATTTACAAGCTCTACCTCATGGTATTAGCTTTAAAAAAGGCTGTTATACCGGGCAAGAAATGGTTGCACGAGCAAAATTCCGTGGTGCAAATAAACGCGCGATGTATACCTTAAAAGGCACTGGCACCTCCATTCCTGTCATTGGTGAAGGTGTGGAATGGCAGCTTGGTGATAAATGGCGCCGCACGGGAACTGTTTTGGCCGCTATCCGTTTAGGTAGTGGCGAAATTTATGTACAGGTCATTATGAATAATGACATGGAAGCCGATAGCGTTTTCCGTGTTATGGGTGATGAGCAAAGTCATCTAACCATCGTGCCACTACCTTATTCATTAGAAGAGAATTAA
- a CDS encoding HD domain-containing protein: MSSALGSKPVEVVNFGAFTEVVQFLMELDKLKSVYRKNKLLNRERQENTAEHSWQFAVAAMSFAPYVQGINIEHAIKLALVHDIVEIDAGDVLVFDNAARDAIHEEEVKAANRIFNLLPSPQAETLLALWNEYDALETPESVYANAIDRAMPMLMNLHNQGQSWVENNIRLEQVLSKCDYIEQILPEFYQQLKLQLELAQKKGWLL; this comes from the coding sequence ATGTCATCTGCATTAGGTAGCAAGCCCGTAGAGGTGGTTAATTTTGGGGCTTTTACCGAAGTCGTCCAATTTTTAATGGAATTAGATAAACTCAAAAGCGTTTATCGTAAAAATAAGTTATTGAACCGTGAACGCCAAGAAAACACCGCAGAGCATAGTTGGCAATTTGCGGTTGCAGCAATGAGTTTTGCACCTTATGTACAAGGCATTAATATCGAACATGCGATAAAGCTTGCCCTTGTGCATGACATTGTTGAAATTGACGCAGGTGATGTATTGGTCTTTGATAATGCAGCTCGTGATGCGATTCATGAAGAAGAAGTTAAAGCCGCTAACCGTATCTTTAACTTGTTGCCTAGCCCACAAGCTGAAACCCTTTTAGCGTTGTGGAATGAATACGATGCATTAGAAACACCAGAGTCTGTCTATGCAAATGCCATTGACCGAGCGATGCCAATGCTAATGAACTTGCACAATCAAGGACAAAGTTGGGTTGAAAATAATATCCGCCTTGAGCAAGTACTCAGTAAGTGTGATTATATCGAACAAATTCTGCCTGAGTTTTATCAGCAGTTAAAATTACAGTTAGAACTCGCTCAAAAAAAAGGTTGGTTGTTGTAA
- a CDS encoding YncE family protein, with protein sequence MQKFNEYSTPYLLLLDVHSPAIIQFNKSTHQTTPIIEGLGGTPDGIAIDPTNRLIYWSNMGDDYDADDGSINVINFDGTGRKMLLGNGKIRTPKQLHLDLVNQRLYWCDREGGMVSSCHVDGSDLLIHVARPRDKHNNVDILDQCVGITVDVANNWLYWTQKGTAKGNLGRIFRAPLTPKTQQSANQRTDIQLLLQNLPEPIDLLLDEEAHILYWTDRGAEPDGNSLNCATIAADGLSHYKVISRGFKEAIGLTYDKPAQLMYVADLNGGIYQVVMETGGVEKLYQGKNYTGISQYSG encoded by the coding sequence ATGCAAAAATTCAATGAATATTCAACCCCTTACCTTTTACTACTAGATGTCCATTCTCCCGCGATCATTCAATTCAATAAATCAACACATCAAACAACCCCAATTATCGAAGGGCTCGGTGGAACTCCTGACGGCATTGCCATTGACCCTACTAATCGATTAATTTATTGGAGCAATATGGGGGATGATTATGATGCTGACGATGGATCCATCAATGTAATAAATTTTGATGGTACTGGCAGAAAAATGCTATTAGGCAATGGGAAAATAAGAACACCAAAACAATTGCATCTTGATTTAGTCAATCAACGATTATATTGGTGTGACCGCGAAGGCGGTATGGTTTCCTCATGTCATGTCGATGGCTCTGATTTATTAATCCATGTAGCAAGGCCTCGAGATAAACACAATAACGTAGATATATTAGACCAGTGCGTTGGTATTACTGTTGATGTTGCAAATAACTGGCTCTATTGGACACAAAAAGGCACCGCTAAAGGCAATTTAGGCCGTATTTTTAGGGCGCCATTAACACCTAAAACCCAGCAATCAGCCAATCAACGCACTGATATTCAATTGCTCCTTCAAAACCTACCCGAACCTATTGATTTATTGCTTGATGAAGAAGCCCATATTTTATATTGGACAGATAGAGGTGCTGAGCCCGATGGTAATAGCTTAAATTGTGCCACTATTGCTGCTGATGGATTGAGCCATTACAAAGTAATAAGCCGTGGTTTTAAAGAGGCGATTGGGCTCACATATGATAAACCAGCACAACTGATGTATGTCGCCGACCTTAATGGGGGGATTTACCAAGTCGTCATGGAAACAGGCGGAGTGGAAAAACTCTATCAAGGTAAAAATTACACGGGTATTTCACAATATTCGGGCTAG